From a single Arachnia propionica genomic region:
- the trpB gene encoding tryptophan synthase subunit beta, with protein MTSLIHADEAGFFGNHGGRFLPPQLEAPIAEVAAAYAQARQDPGFQTDYEALLADYVGRPSPLFLAAGLTRHLGGAKIYLKREDLNHTGAHKINHCLGEGLLAKRMGKKKLIAETGAGQHGVALATAAALLGLECEIHMGAVDVAKQHPNVVRMEMLGAKVVSITSGGQTLKEAIDSVFSMFATDYAETFLAIGSVVGPDPYPSMVRDFQSIVGREARRQMLEKEGRLPDALVAAVGGGSNALGLFTAFLEDEPVKMFGVEPAGRNLGVPGQHAATITLGTPGTLHGMRTLLLQDESGKPAEVHSIASGLDYPGVGPQHAFLRDEGRVEYVTASDDETIAAFQLLCRTEGIIPALESSHALAHAIRLAPTMSPEKVLIVNLSGRGDKDVDYVAEYLAR; from the coding sequence ATGACTTCGCTGATCCACGCTGACGAGGCCGGGTTTTTCGGGAACCACGGCGGTCGTTTCCTGCCCCCACAGCTCGAAGCTCCCATCGCCGAGGTGGCGGCTGCCTACGCGCAGGCCCGTCAGGATCCTGGTTTCCAGACCGACTACGAGGCGCTGCTGGCCGATTACGTCGGTCGCCCATCGCCACTGTTCCTGGCGGCCGGGCTGACCAGGCACCTCGGCGGAGCGAAGATCTACCTCAAACGTGAGGATCTCAATCACACCGGCGCCCACAAGATCAACCACTGCCTAGGTGAGGGGCTGCTGGCTAAGCGAATGGGTAAGAAGAAGCTGATCGCGGAAACCGGTGCGGGGCAGCACGGCGTGGCATTGGCGACGGCAGCGGCCCTCCTCGGCCTGGAGTGTGAGATCCACATGGGTGCCGTCGACGTGGCCAAACAGCATCCCAACGTGGTGCGAATGGAGATGCTGGGCGCGAAGGTGGTGTCGATCACCTCGGGTGGGCAGACCCTCAAGGAGGCCATCGACTCGGTCTTCTCGATGTTCGCCACCGACTACGCCGAAACCTTCTTGGCCATCGGCTCGGTCGTCGGCCCGGACCCGTACCCATCGATGGTACGGGACTTCCAGTCGATCGTCGGTCGCGAGGCCCGCCGTCAGATGCTGGAGAAGGAGGGACGTCTGCCGGATGCTCTGGTGGCAGCTGTCGGCGGCGGATCGAATGCCTTGGGGTTGTTCACCGCTTTCCTGGAGGACGAGCCGGTGAAGATGTTCGGTGTCGAACCAGCGGGCCGCAACCTCGGTGTGCCCGGTCAGCACGCCGCGACGATCACCCTCGGCACCCCGGGGACGCTGCACGGCATGCGCACGCTGCTGCTGCAGGATGAAAGCGGCAAGCCCGCAGAAGTGCACTCCATCGCCTCCGGGTTGGACTACCCGGGAGTCGGTCCGCAGCATGCCTTCCTGCGGGATGAGGGTCGTGTCGAGTACGTCACGGCCTCCGACGACGAGACCATCGCCGCCTTCCAGCTGCTGTGCCGCACCGAGGGCATCATTCCCGCCCTGGAGTCGTCGCACGCCTTGGCGCATGCCATCCGGTTGGCGCCGACGATGAGCCCTGAGAAGGTGTTGATCGTGAACCTGTCGGGTCGCGGCGACAAGGACGTCGACTACGTCGCCGAGTATTTGGCACGGTAG
- a CDS encoding uracil-xanthine permease family protein, producing the protein MFGWKLHNNGILVPGAVVAPTERLGWGRTIGLGAQHVVAMFGATFVFPLLMGLNPQLAVMMSGIATLIFLFVVKHRVPSYLGSSASFVGVATAIYSAGGNPATLSGALFVVGLTLFMVGLIIHFAGARVIHKTLPPAVTGAVVMLIGFNLAPVVANTYWPQDPWLAFIVMLIVIALSVGLRGFLGRIAIFLSLVIGYVLSWIFDLAFGPMRSVASDGTVTEKMRVDWSAVEAANWFGLPPVTDLATWRFGGTGNIVGFHLPQFSLGAIIIALPVVIALIAENAGHVKAVAEMTGENLDPMMGRAVAADGGGSMLATLVGAGPTTTYAENIGVMAATRVYSTAAYVVASLVAICFGLSPKFGAVISATPGAVLGGICVVLYGMIGLLGAKIWKENHVDFGNPINLIPAAAGIIIGIGDVKLPITEGFTLGGIALGTIVTVAVYHIAHAIAPSELREAADGASLIYDAPGIYSGDTPDVASAKNRHTDRR; encoded by the coding sequence ATGTTCGGCTGGAAGCTGCACAACAACGGAATCCTCGTTCCCGGGGCGGTGGTGGCCCCGACCGAACGGCTCGGTTGGGGACGCACGATCGGGCTCGGCGCCCAGCACGTCGTCGCGATGTTCGGCGCCACGTTCGTGTTCCCACTGTTGATGGGGCTCAATCCGCAGCTCGCGGTGATGATGAGCGGCATCGCGACGCTGATCTTCCTGTTTGTCGTGAAACACCGCGTGCCCAGCTATCTCGGGTCGTCGGCCTCCTTCGTGGGTGTGGCGACCGCGATCTACTCGGCGGGCGGCAACCCGGCGACCCTCTCAGGTGCGCTCTTCGTGGTCGGGTTGACCTTGTTCATGGTGGGTCTGATCATCCACTTCGCGGGCGCCCGGGTGATCCACAAGACACTGCCGCCCGCGGTGACCGGTGCGGTCGTGATGCTGATCGGCTTCAACCTGGCCCCGGTGGTCGCGAACACCTACTGGCCGCAGGATCCGTGGCTGGCGTTCATCGTTATGCTCATCGTGATCGCGCTCAGCGTGGGGCTGCGCGGTTTCCTCGGGCGCATCGCCATCTTCCTGTCGCTGGTGATCGGCTACGTCCTGAGCTGGATCTTCGACCTGGCCTTTGGACCAATGCGCAGCGTCGCCTCCGACGGCACGGTCACCGAGAAAATGCGCGTCGACTGGTCCGCGGTCGAAGCCGCCAACTGGTTCGGCCTGCCACCCGTCACGGACCTTGCCACCTGGCGTTTCGGTGGCACGGGCAATATCGTCGGTTTCCATCTTCCGCAGTTCTCCTTGGGAGCCATCATCATCGCCCTGCCGGTGGTGATCGCGCTGATCGCCGAGAACGCGGGCCATGTGAAGGCCGTGGCGGAAATGACGGGCGAGAACCTGGACCCGATGATGGGTCGCGCCGTCGCCGCTGACGGTGGCGGTTCGATGCTCGCGACCCTCGTGGGTGCAGGGCCCACCACCACCTATGCGGAGAACATCGGCGTGATGGCCGCAACTCGCGTCTACTCGACGGCTGCCTACGTGGTCGCTTCTCTGGTGGCGATCTGTTTCGGGCTGTCCCCGAAGTTCGGAGCCGTGATCTCCGCCACCCCCGGCGCGGTGCTGGGCGGAATCTGCGTGGTGCTGTACGGCATGATCGGCCTGCTGGGAGCGAAGATCTGGAAGGAGAACCACGTCGATTTCGGCAATCCCATCAACCTGATCCCGGCGGCAGCTGGCATCATCATCGGCATCGGCGACGTGAAACTGCCGATCACCGAAGGCTTCACCCTGGGTGGTATCGCGCTCGGCACCATTGTGACTGTGGCCGTCTACCACATCGCCCACGCCATTGCCCCGAGCGAACTCCGGGAGGCTGCCGACGGGGCGTCGCTGATCTATGACGCTCCGGGGATCTACTCCGGCGATACACCCGATGTTGCATCCGCGAAAAATCGTCATACTGACCGGCGATAG